GGCAACGTGGTCGTGGTCAGCACACGCGACTGCTCGCTCCAGCGCCGCCACCAGAAGCTCGTGGAGGAGGCCCCGGCGCCGTTCCTGTCGGAGGAGCAGGTCGAGATCCTCTACACCAGCTCCAAGGCCATCCTGAAGGAGGCCGGGTACGTCGGGGCCGGCACGTGCGAGTTCCTCGTCGGCCAGGACGGGACGATCTCGTTCCTGGAGGTGAACACGCGACTGCAGGTCGAGCACCCGGTCACCGAGGAGGTGTCGGGCATCGACCTGGTGCGGGAGATGTTCAGGATCGCCGACGGGGCGGCGCTCGAATACGGCGACCCGGCGCTGCGCGGCCACTCGATCGAGTTCCGGATCAACGCCGAGGACGCCGGGCGCAACTTCCTGCCCGCTCCCGGAACGCTGACCGTCATGCGCGCGCCCTCCGGCCCCGGGGTGCGGCTCGACTCCGGGTACGAGGCCGGGATGACGGTGCCGCAGACGTTCGACTCGCTCGTGGCGAAGCTGATCGTCACGGGGCGGACGCGGGACGAGGCCCTGCAGCGGGCGCGGCGGGCGCTGGCGGAGTTCGAGATCTCGGGGATGCCCACCGTGCTGCCGTTCCATCGGGCCGTCGTGTCCGATCCGGCCTTCGCCTCCGCGCCGTTCTCCGTGCACACACGGTGGATCGAGACCGAGTGGGAGAACACGGTCGCGCCCTACGACGAGGAGACCGCCGCAGGACCGGCCGGCGCGGCGCGCGAGACGGTGACGGTCGAGGTCGGGGGCAAGCGCCTGGAGGTCGTCCTGCCCGCCGGGCTCGCCGCGTCCGGCCCCGGCTCCTCCGCCTCCGCCCCCGGCAAGGCGCCGCGTCGGGGCGGCGGCGGTTCCAGGAAGGCGTCGGCGGCGGGCGGTGACGCGCTGGTCAGCCCGATGCAGGGGACGATCGTCAAGGTCGTGGCCACAGACGGGGATGTGGTGGCCGAGGGCGACACGGTCGTCGTGCTGGAGGCCATGAAGATGGAGCAGCCGCTGGCCGCCCACAAGTCGGGCACCATCACGGGGCTCACGGCGGCGATCGGGCAGACCGTGACCTCCGGCGCCACGATCTGCGAGATCAAGGACGCCTGACCCGCGAATCCATGGCCCCAGGCTCTTCTGTCGCTCTTCTGTCACGGTGCGCGCTTGCCGGCTCGCCTGAGGGTAGCGTGCCCAATGAGGAACTTTGCCGATCGCCCGTTCGTCCTCATGGGCGAAGGAGGCTTGCTGCCAATGACCCATTCGCTGCGCCGAGCAGGGGCCGCGATCGCGGCTCTGATCGCCGGTCTGATCGTCGTTCTTGCGCTGTCCCCTGCCGCCAACGCGGCGGCTCCCCCTGATGCTCAGTCGGTGGTGTCCTATTGGAAGGACAAGAAGGACCCGCTCTTCGTGGAGTCGGGCTCGCCGCTGACCTCTGATCAGCAGAGTGAGATCCGTGACGCGCTGAAGGGGGCCAAGAGCAAGATCTACGCTGTCGCGCTGCCCGACGGCACGATCACCGACTCCAATGTTGCTTCCTACATGAGCTCGCTCAACTCGGCGCTGACGGCCGCGGGCCGTAACCGGGCCACGTTCGTCGTGCTCGACGGCCCGACGCTGTTCGCGGCCTCGAGCGCGCTGCGTCAGCAGGGTCTCGCGGGCGAGCTGGCCAACCGCGCGGTGAGCGCCAACTCGAACGTCGCGGACGGCATGAAGGACTTCGTCCACCGCGTGGACCTGGCCATGAAGGGCGACCGCTCCGCCCTCGACACCGACAGCCAGGCCAACCCCGGCGCCGGCGGCACCGCGGCGCTGATCGGCCTGGGCGCGCTGGCGCTGGTCGGCGGTGGCGGCTACTTCCTCTACTCCAGCAACAAGAAGAAGAAGCGGGCCATCCAGGAGGCCAAGGACCTGGCGGCCGTCAAGCAGACCGTGGACGAGGACGTCACCAAGCTCGGCGAGGAGATCACCGCCCTCGACACCGACGTGACGCTCGCCGGCCAGGGCGGCAAGCACATCGAGGAATGGCAGCAGGCGCTCGACTCCTACGAGAAGGCCAAGACGCAGCTGGCCACCGTCCAGCGGGCCGACCAGGTCCGCGACGTCACCCAGACCCTCGAGGACGGCCGCTACGCGCTGGCCGTGGTCAAGGCCAAGGTCAACAACGAGCCGGTCCCCGAGCGGCGCGCCCCCTGCTTCTTCAACCCGCAGCACGGCCCGTCCGTCCGTGACGTCCGCTGGGCCCCGCCCGGCGGCGCGCTCCGCGACGTGCCGGCCTGCCGGATGGACGCCGAGGCCGTGGAGCGCGGCTTCGACCCGCAGATGCGCGAGGTCATGGTCGACGGCCACCGCCGTCCGTACTACGACGCGGGCCCCGCGTACCAGCCGTACGCGTACGGCTACTACGGCGGCTTCGGCGACGTCATGACCGGCATGTTCATCGGCACCATGATGGGCAGCATGCTCAGCGGCGGCTGGGGTTACGGCGGCTACGGCGCCGGCTACGCCGAGGGCTACGCGGACGGCGGCGGCGGCGACCTCGGCGGGGGTGGCGACTTCGGCGGCGGCGGCGACTTCGGTGGTGGCGGCGGCTGGGGCGACTTCGGCGGAGGCGGCGGAGACTTCGGCGGCGGCGACTTCGGCGGCGGCGACTGGTAAAGCCCTGAGGCCCACAGGTACGGGCCTCCACAGGGGGCGTTGCGCGGATCACCTCCGGGCAGCGCCCCTTTCGGCTTCCCGACTCAAGCCATCCGGCGCAGGCGTTCGCGCCAGGGATGGGTGATGTGCTCGGTCTCCAGCGCCTCGTCCAGCCAGCGCCGCTGCGTGTCGCTCAGCAACGGGAGGACCGCCTCGAAATCGGCCTCGTCCTTCGGCCGCGCACCCTTGGCCTTGTAGAGCAGCTGCACCTCCGGGGCAAGCCGGTGGAAACCGTCCTCCTCAACGGTCAGCCCGGCCAGCGAGCGGCGGATCCGAGGGTCACGCCGGTAGATCCACTCCTCTCCGTCGGCCTCGTCCAGCATGAGCTGGAAGCGCCATGGCCCGTCCGGATGCTCGCGTACCCAGATGTCGTGTGCCTGCTCGGGCAGCACCTCGTCCAGTGCCCATGGCCGCAGCGTCTGGGGCACGACCGCGGCGTGGACGTCCCAGCCGTCCAGCAGCCGCCGCACGGCGAGCTGGTCCCGCCGCAGCAGCGCGACATCCACGTCCCCGTGCTCGCGATACGGATGGCCCACGGCCAGCTCGATCGCGTACCCGCCGGCCACCCACCACGGCGCCGCCAGCCCGCGCATCAACGCGACGACCTCGTCAAGCGGCGCGGCCTCCCAGGGCCCCCACGGCGTCTCGATCCTCGTCATCCGAAGATCATGCATGACGGCAGCCTCTGTCGTCGCGCCCGTGGGATCTGTAAATCCAGTTACGGTTGTGAGCGTAAATCAATTCACAGATCCATGTCGACGGCCCACGTCGTCGGGATGCCATCATCGGTCGGCCTGGTCGAAGGCGTCTCCTGGCGCTCCCGAACTCAAGCTTTCTCAGGCCAGCGGCCCTCGATGTAGTGGCAGACCAGCGCGGCATGGGAGAGCGGGGTGGCGGGGTCGTCGACGTCGCCGTTGGTCGTGTAGTCGAGAAGAACCACATCGCCGCGGTCAGCGAGCCGCCGCAAGCGCTTCACGAGACTGCTCACCCTGTTCTCCAGGACCCAGCGGTAGGCGGGAAGGTAGATGCGGCGCCGGGCGGTCGGGTAGTCGAGCAACCGGCTGCCGTAGAGGCCGTCTCGGTGGCCGCGCACCAGCCCGTGCTTCCGCACGGTGCGTTTGAGGCCGGTCATGTTGGTGATGTCGAGCTTGGTGGGGTCGACGTCGGCGGTCTCGAAGACCTTGAGCGCCTGCCAGATCCCCTCGACCGTCTGGCTGTAGACGCCCGGGGTCTGCGGGACGGGGATGCCGCCGTGCGGGAAGAACGGGCTCATCCTCACCCATGGCTCACCTGCCTTGGAGGTCACGTCGATGATCTCGGCGCCGGGATGGGCCTTGGCGAGCGAGGCGGCTGAACGACGGCGGCCGGCGACCTGAATCGGCACGGTGACAACCCTTCGGTCAGGAACGGACGCGGTACAGCTTGGCCGAAGGGGGCGACACTTTCGCTTTCGCGACCGCCGGAGCGGGCTGGGGCCTTCTGAGGCGACCTTCGCGCGTTTCCGGCAGCATGAACCCCATGCTCATCGTCATCGGCGGCCTCCCCGCGACAGGCAAGACGACGCTCTCCCGGCTCCTGGCCACCCACCTCGGCGCGGTCCACGTGCGCATCGACACCATCGAGCAGGCGATCGTCCGCTCCGGCCTGGCCCGCCAACCCCTCGGCCCCGCGGGCTACATGGTCGGGTACGCACTGGCCGAGGAGCACCTGCGCCAGGGGCTGGGCGTGGTCGCGGAGTCGGTGAACCCCCTGGCCGCCACCCGTGACGCGTGGCAGGAGGTCGGGGCCAAGGCAGGCGTACCGGTGGCCGAGGTGGAGGTCGTCTGCTCCGACCGGGAGGAGCACCGCCACCGCGTGGCCTCGCGTTCGATCGACATCCCCGACCTGCGGCCGCCCACCTGGCAGGAGGTCGTCGACCGCGAATACGAGCCGTGGGAGCGCGAGCACATCGTCGTGGACACCTCCGGACAGACGCCGGAGGAGTCGCTCGGCGGCCTCCTCCGGAGCCTGGATCAAGGCAACTTCAAGATTCGTAACATCGGATAAGTGACCTATCTCGCCGAAGGGACCCGTGTCGGGATCCGCCGCATCAGCCGCCAGGACCGGGCCGAATTCCTGGCCCTGAACCGGGAGAGCGCCGACCTCCTCGCCCGCTGGATGCCCGGCGACCCCATCACCACCGACGAGGTCTTCGAAGGGTACGTGGCGCGCTTCGACGAACCGGCCAACGAGGGCTTCGTGATCTGCCGCCTCGACACCGGAGCCATCGTGGGCCGGGCCAACATCAACAACATCGTCAGGGGCACGCGCCAGGACGGCACCCTCGGGTACTGCGCCTACTCCTCCACGACCGGGCGCGGCTACCTGACGGAAGGGCTGCGGCTGCTGGTCCGGTACGCGTTCGGCGAGCTGGGGCTGCACCGCATCGAGGCGAACATCCAGCCCACGAACGCCCCCTCCCTGAGCCTGATCAAGCGCGTCGGCTTCCGGCGAGAGGGCTATTCGCCGAACTTCCAGTACATCGACGGCGCGTGGCGGGACCACGAGCGGTGGGCGATCACCGCGGAAACGGCCGGTACGGGCCCGGATGACGCATAGCCCAGACGGTGCCGCGCACGATGGCCTCCTTGAAGGCGGCTGAGAGCCGGCCGGTGAGTACGGCGTCGGCCGGGCTGTCGTCGCGCCGGGTGAACTGGGTGACCCCGTCGTGCCGGCCCAGACTGATGTTCTGCCAGACGTACCGGAACCTGGCGCGCCGCGGCTTACGCCCCGTCAGCAGGTCGGCCACCGCCTCGCCCCCGTACATCCCCATGGGCAGGCCCGTCTGGCAGGCCATCCGGGTGGGCCGCCCGCTCCGGTCGGCCGCCGCGGCGTCGCCGATGCCGAACACCTCCGGATGTGACACCGACCGCAGTGACCGGTCCACGAGCATGCGCCCGTGCCGGTCCGTGGCCAGTCCCGCCGCGGCGGCGAGATCGGATACGCGGAACCCGCCCGCCCACACCACGGTCTCGGAAGGCAGCTCATCCCCGGACTCCAGCAGCGGGCCGCCGGGCCCGATCTTGGCGACCGGCGCGTGCTCGCGTACGGCGATGCCCATGCGGGAGAAGGCCCGGTGGAGGTGGCGGCGGGCCCGTGCGGAAAGCCCCTCCCCGATCAGGCCGGCGGAGACGAGGGAGACGCGCAGCCCGGGGACGGTCTCGGCGAACTCGGTCGCGGCCTCGATGCCGGTCAGCCCACCGCCGATCACGGTCACCTCCCGGCTCTCCGCGAGCCGCGCCCGCAGCCGGACGGCCTCGTCGGCGGCGGCCAGCGTGTACGCGTGCTCGCGCACCCCCGGCACGGCGTCCAGCTCGGCGGCACTCCCGAGCGCGTAGACCAGCACGTCATAGGAGAGGTCGTACGGAGCCGCGTCCAGGCGCACCGTCCTCGCCTCCAGGTCGATCCCGATCACCCGGGCGACCACCAGCTCGATGCCGGTGCCGGCGAGCAGGCCGGCCAGCGGCAGGTCGGGCAGCCGCTGGCCCGCGGCGAGCTGGTGAAGCCGGACGCGTTCCACGAAACGGTCGGTCGCGTTGACCAGCGTCACCCGGACGTCCGCGCGCCGCAGCCGCCAGGCGGCCCGCTTGGCCGCCCCCAGCCCCGCGTATCCGGCGCCCAGCACCACGATGTGGTCGGTCATGGTTCCTCCAGAGTCCGAAGTCCCCACTTGAACCGGCGAGCCCGCCCGTCCGTGACACGACCGCCCTGTGATCGCGCTCACACCGCCCAACCCGGGCAGCGGGATCAGGCGAGCTGGACGGCGGCGAAGGCGAGTTTGGCCGGGCTGACCATGGTCCGGATCGCGACGACGCGGTCCCCGGCGATCTCGAGAGCCATGATCGCCAGCACGTCACCGTCCGGCTGCCGAACCAGCACCGCGGGCTCCCCGTTGACGTCCAGGATCTCGGCCCGCACCCCGGCCGCCTCCGGCCGCGAGGGCAGCCCGCGCAGGTAACGGATCACCTTGGCCGGTCCGAGTACGGGCCGGCGTGCCGCGGTCGCGCCGCCACCGTCCGCCCAGGCGACCACGTCCGCGGCGAGCAGCCGCTCCAGGGCGGCGACGTCCCCGGTCACGGTCGCCTCCAGGAAACTCTGCACGATGCGGCGGTGCTGCTCCCGGTCGCTCTCGAACCGCTTGCGCGGCTCCCCCACGTGCGCCCTGGCCCGCCGGTGGAGCTGCCGGGAGTGGGCCTCGTCGATGTCCAGGATGTCGCCGATCTCCGCGTGGCTGTGCCCGAACGCCTCCCGCAGCACGAACACCGCCCGCTCCGTCGGCGTCAGCCGTTCCAGCAGGATCAGCACGCCCAGCGACACGGATTCGCGCTGCTCGACGGTCTCCAGCGGACCGAGCGCGCCGTCAGCGGTGAGCACCGGCTCCGGCAGCCACGGCCCCGCGTAACTCTCCCGCTGCCGCCGCGCGGAGGCGAGCTGGTTGAGACAGAGGTTGGTGATCACCTTGGTCAGCCACGCGGCGGGCACCTCGACGGGCCAGGAGGCCCGGCTCCACCGCAGGTACGTCTCCTGCACCATGTCCTCGGCCTCGGAGGCGGAGCCGAGCAGCCGGTACGCCAGCCCGAACAGCCGCACCCGCTGCCCCTCGAACACCTCCACCGATCCCGCGTCCGCCCCATGGCCGTCCATCCGATCGATGCTAACCAGACGCCGTTCCGCCCTGGTTCGCGGCACCGGCGCACGGGGCCGCTAGAGGAGGGTGCCGAGGGGGCCCAGGTCCAGGTTGAGGTCCTCGGGCGCCAGGTCGAACCGGTCGCAGAGGTCGGTCATCGCCTCCTCCAGGCGCATCAAGGTCACCCCGAGCGCCTCGATCTGCTCGTCCGACAGGCTCCCCTGCTCCATACGCCGTACGCACTGGCGCTCCACGAGCTGGCGGATCAGCTCGACCAGCGTGAGCACGAGGCGGCTCAGGTCGCGCTCGATCGTCTCCGAGTCGGCGGCTATGCGCAGGCTGGGACGGTCGACGCTCACGCGGCCTCATCCCCCTCGATCGACACGATGATCGTACGGAGGGAGATGCGTACGAGGTCCACGTCCGCGATCGACAGGACGAGGTCGCCGGTCAGGACGACGCCGCCCTCCAGCAGCCGGTCGAGGAGGTCCACGAGGGCCACGCGTTCGGGCGGGATCCGGTCGTCGGCCACCACGTCACGTCTCAACACGCCTCCATCACCGTGAAGGAGTACGGAGCCCAGGGGCCGGTGAGACGCACCTCCACGCCGTCCCCGCCGAGGCTGCCGACCGTCGCGGCGAACTCCTCGTCGCGACCCTCGTCCACGAGGTAGGCGCCGTTCAGCAGCATCGCCTCGTTCCGGCCGGAGAGCTGAGGGTCCTGGGCGCGGTGGCGGCAGCTCGCGACGGCGAGCGACGACAGGGCGGCGTGAATGTGCTCGGCGCGGCCGGCGATCTGCCGGCGGAGCCGCTCCCGGCCGCGCAGGCTCGCCTGGCGGCGCTGGAGATACGCGGTCCCGGGCTTCCGGACGCCGTCCCCGGCCCTTGGATCGCCGTCCCCGGCCCTTGGATCGCCGTCCCCGGCTCTTGGATCGCCGCTCCCGGTCCCCCGGTGGCCGTCCCCGATCGCCGGAGACGACGAAGACGCGCTCGGGCTGACGTACGCCTTGACGCCCCACTCCCTCCTCCCCGTGACGTGCGAGAGCACCTCCAGGAAGTCGTCCCTGCGCCGTTCCAGCAGGTCCCGCACCTGCGCGTCGTCCGCGTACACGGTGACGAGCCGGACCGGCGCCGTCGGGGTGGCGGCCGCCACGGCCTCCACCACGCGGTGGTGGGCGCGGGCCGTCACCGCCAGCCAGTCCAGGTCCTCCAGGGAACGGCGCAGGGGTCCCTCTCCGAACTCGCCCAGCGGCACCGTGCTCACGTAGGCCACCAGGCCGGCCCCGGCGATCGTGCGCACGGGCGCGACGCCCTCACATGGGCACTCGACGGCAGAGCGGGCGACCGCGTACACGTACGTGCCGGTGCCGGTCATTCCTCGCCCCTGGCGGCGAGCTGGCGGCGCAGGCGGCGGTTCTCCTCGATCAGCTCGCGGTCGCGCCCGGACAACCACGGATCGTGCTGCCACCAGTCGATGCCGAGTTCCCTGGCCGTGTCCACCGAGGCGATCAGCAGGCGCAGCTTGATCGTGAGCAGCTCGATGTCCAGCAGGTTCACCCGGATGTCTCCGGCGATCACTACACCTCTGTCGAGCACGCGCTCCAGGATGTCCCCGAGATTGGCCGGCTCGCGGCTCGTGCCCCCGTACGGCTGGCGCACCACAGGGGTGGCCGTTCCTGCCCTGTCCACGTCACAACGCCTCACCGGTGTCGGCGTTGGAGCGCCGGTACCGCCGTAGCCTCCGATATGACAGCAAGTTCCCCTCCGTGTCCATCTCGGTCTGATAAAGGGCGAGGATGTCGCCCGATGAGGGGATGCGGCGGTCTTCGACGACCTCCACGCCGACCTTCCAACCGCCCTCTACCGGTTCGACGGCCGTGACGCCCTCGATCTGCTTCGTAGTGAGATCGGCGATATGTTGGAGCCCTGCCTCACCGGCGGTCGCGGCGGTCAACCCCCTCCGCCTTGGCTCACGGACTTCACGGGCCTCACGCGGCCGGGTGGACGTGGGGCGCTTCTCGATCATGCGATTACCTCCGCCCCGCGGCCATGAGCTGGAGAACCCGCTCGACCGCCTGGCTCTCCTCTTCCTCGGTGATCTCCCCGGCCTCCCTGGCCGCCTCGATCTCCTCCAGGTGCCGCCTGACCGAGGCGGGGTTCCTGGTCTCCATGTCGACCTGCTCCTGGAACAGCTCGGCGAGCCAGAGCAGCCCGCGGAAGGGCGCGAACGGCAGCCCGAAGATCAGCCCAAGCAGTCCCATGACTCATACCCCCGGCTCCTGCGCGATCACGAAGTCGTAGGGCGCGAGCGGTCCGAGCAGCCGGAGGCTCACCCGTCCGTCCCAGGTCTCGCCGAGCTCGCCGAGCGCCTTCTCGAGCGCCCGCTGCCCGCCGGTCCTGGCGAGCATGGCCACGTGTACGGCGTCCTGCTCGTGCGACGGCGGGCGTATCATCGCCGTCGAGTAGTGCGAGGAGAGCGCGTCGAGCAGCGTGCGGGTGTCCAGGTCGCGCTTGGCCTCGATCGCGGCCGCGATGAGCTCCCCGAGCCTGATCCGCTCGTTCCTGGTCACGTCCTCCGCCTGGCCGCGGATGGCCTCGCGCAGGCCGGCGGCCTCCGGGTTCTCCGCCAGGATCTCCCTCATCAGCGCGGACTCCACGTAACGGCCCTTGACGATGTACTCGGCCTGCCCCTCGAGATCCTGCAGCGCTCCCAGGAACTCGTCGTGGAACGGCGTGAGCAGCTCCTCCACGATCGCCTCCGGGCTCGCCAGCACCGCGCCGAACCGGAACGGCAGCACGGGCCCCTTGGCGGCGACGGAGTCGAGCAGCCGCTCGTAGGCCAGCAGGTCGCCCGGCCGGCCCAGGGGCTGGTCCACGTTCACGTCGCTCACGAGGGCGGCGACCTCGCCGTGCCGTACGAGCTGGACCTCGCCTGGCGGGTCACCGAGCCCGCGATCGTCCGAGGCGAGCTTCAGGTCCGCGGGCACGACCCCGTAGAGGTATGACGCGATGTTCTGCTGCCGCTGCGCGGCCTGCTTGGGTACGGAGCCGCCGGAAACCTTGGTGGATCGTCCCATCTGCCTCACTCTTCCTCTTCGCGCCGGCGAGGGGCCTTCTTCTTCATGCCGTGGCTCTCGACGATGTCGGTCAGCTTCTCGTCCGCCGCCTCCAGGACCCCCTGGACCACCTTCTTGGTTCGGTCCACGCTGGGAGCGCCCTTCGTGGTCTCCAGGACCTCGGGCAGTCCCTGCTCGCCGGTCTCGGCCATGTCGAGCCGGTTCGCGGCCTCCGCGAACCGCAGGTACGTGTCGACGCTGGCCACGACGACGCGCGCGTCGATCGTGAGGACCTCGATGCCGACGAGCGAGACCCTGACGTAGGCGTCGATCACGAGACCCTTGTCGAGAATCGTGTCGATGACGTCGGCCAGGCCCGTCGGAGACGGACGTCCGGCCATCTGGCCGGTCGCCGCCGGTTGCACAGACGTAGTCATCATCCCTCCCCTTGCCCTCGCCAGCCTGCCCCCAAAAGCGACACCGAACCACATAGAACCCAAAAACGGATAGGGCTTGACGTAGTCGACTCGCTACGGTGTGCAACCTTTAGGCGAAGGGGAGGTTCGCGTCAGGTGCTGGCGCGGACCGCGAGGAGGGGAGTGAGCAGGGTGGAGTCGGGCACCACGCGGCCCTCCAGCTTCTCCATGACCAGGCGGACCGCCTCGCGGCCCACTTCCTCCGCGGGGATCAGCACCGAGGTGAGGGGCGGGCCGGCGCGCTCGGCCACGTCGTCGGGGCAGATCGCGACCACCGCCACGTCGTGCGGCACCCTCCGGTCGAGCTGGCGCAGCGCGGCCAGCACGTGGCCGACCGCCGCCTCGTTGTGCACCACCAGCGCGGACAGGCCGGGATGGTCGAGGAGCAGGTCGCGCACGGTCTCGTAGACCTCGTCGAACGTCTCCTCGCACGGCAGCGCGACGCCCTTGAGCCCGTGGGCCTCCACCGCCTCCACGAACCCCTCGCGCGTCCGCCGGGCGAACCCCGTCCCCCGCTCGTACACCACCGACGGTGCCCCGAGCAGCGCGATCTCCTCATGACCGCGTTCGGCCAGGTGCTCCACGCACCGCGCGCCCGCGGCGGCGAAGTCGAGGTCCACGCACGTCAGCCCGGCCGGCTCGGCGGGGAAGCCGATGAGCACGCTCGGTTCGGGCAGCTCGCGCAGCAGCGGGACCCGGCGGTCGTCCAGCTCGACGTCCATGAGCACCAGCGCGTCCACCATCGCGCTCGCGGCCACCCGCCGGATGCCGGCGGTGCCCTCGTCGGCGGTCAGCAGCAGCACGTCGTGGTCGAAGCGGCGCGCGGCCGTGACCACGGCGCTGGCGAAGCGCATCAGGACGGGCACGTGCATGCCCGCCCGCAGCGGCAGCACCAGCGCGATCACGTTGGAGCGCTTGCTGGCCAGGGCACGGGCACCGGCGTTGGGGTGGTAGCCGAGCGTGCTGATGCTCTCGAGCACCCGCCGCCTGGTGTCGGCCGAGATCGTCCGCTTGCCGCTGAGCACGTAGGAGACCGTGCTGACGGCCACGCCCGCGTGCTTGGCGACCTGGGCGATCGTGACCGTGCGCCCGCTCAAGCCCCGGCTCCGAAGTCGAGCTGGGCCAGTGTCACGCCGTCGTTCTCGAACACCACATACAGATCGTGCACCCCGTCCACCTCCGGGAGCGAGGCCGTGATGGCGTGATAGCCGTAGCGGTCGGTCCTGGGTACCGGGAACGTGGCGAGGGCCTGACCGTAGAGGGGGTCGCCGCGGCGGACGGTGATCACGCCGCCCTCCGTGCTGCCCGCCGTCGCCACGCAGGTCGTGGCGGCGCCGAGGTCCACCTGCCGGAACAGGATCCACGCGCCCTCCGCGTCGGACCTGACGGCGTCACCGTCCACCTTGGTCTCGTCCACGAACGTGATCGCGTCGTACTCGTCGTGGGCGGCGGCGCGCAGCAGCCCCGACTGGGGCGGGACGGTCTCGCCGTCGACCTCGAAGCGGGCGCTCAGGCGCAGGTCGGTGGCGCTGCGGCCGACCATGAGCTGGTGCGGCGCGCTCTCCACGACGAACCCGCCCCTGGTCACGTCCCAGAAGGCCAGCTCGGAGACGGGCAGCGTCAGCGTGACGGCGCGGCTCTCGCCGGGCGCGAGGCGTACCTTCTCGAAGCCGCGCAGGCGGCGCAGCGGCTGCTTGACGCGGGAGCGCTGCTGGTGGGTGTAGAACTGGACGACCTCGACGCCGGGCCTGGTGCCGGTGTTCGTCACGGTGGCCTCGGCTCTGACCACGTCGCCTTCCACGTGTACGCGCAGGTCCGCGTAGTCGAAGGTGGTGTAGCTGAGTCCGTGGCCGAACGGGTGGAGCGGGACGCCGCGGAAGTACAGGTACGTGGCGTCGGAGG
The nucleotide sequence above comes from Nonomuraea helvata. Encoded proteins:
- the gvpJ gene encoding gas vesicle protein GvpJ, yielding MDRAGTATPVVRQPYGGTSREPANLGDILERVLDRGVVIAGDIRVNLLDIELLTIKLRLLIASVDTARELGIDWWQHDPWLSGRDRELIEENRRLRRQLAARGEE
- a CDS encoding acetyl/propionyl/methylcrotonyl-CoA carboxylase subunit alpha produces the protein MRKVLIANRGEIAVRVARACKDAGIGSVAVYADQDLEALHVKVADEAYALGGQSPAETYLHIDKLLEIARRSRSDAVHPGYGFLAENAAFAQAVIDAGLIWIGPPPSAIAALGDKVQARHIAQKVGAPLVAGTKDPVSGADEVVAFAEEHGLPIAIKAAYGGGGRGIKVARRLEEVAELYESAVREALAAFGRGECFVERYLDRPRHVETQCLADSHGNVVVVSTRDCSLQRRHQKLVEEAPAPFLSEEQVEILYTSSKAILKEAGYVGAGTCEFLVGQDGTISFLEVNTRLQVEHPVTEEVSGIDLVREMFRIADGAALEYGDPALRGHSIEFRINAEDAGRNFLPAPGTLTVMRAPSGPGVRLDSGYEAGMTVPQTFDSLVAKLIVTGRTRDEALQRARRALAEFEISGMPTVLPFHRAVVSDPAFASAPFSVHTRWIETEWENTVAPYDEETAAGPAGAARETVTVEVGGKRLEVVLPAGLAASGPGSSASAPGKAPRRGGGGSRKASAAGGDALVSPMQGTIVKVVATDGDVVAEGDTVVVLEAMKMEQPLAAHKSGTITGLTAAIGQTVTSGATICEIKDA
- a CDS encoding AAA family ATPase, with translation MLIVIGGLPATGKTTLSRLLATHLGAVHVRIDTIEQAIVRSGLARQPLGPAGYMVGYALAEEHLRQGLGVVAESVNPLAATRDAWQEVGAKAGVPVAEVEVVCSDREEHRHRVASRSIDIPDLRPPTWQEVVDREYEPWEREHIVVDTSGQTPEESLGGLLRSLDQGNFKIRNIG
- a CDS encoding gas vesicle protein K, with the translated sequence MSVDRPSLRIAADSETIERDLSRLVLTLVELIRQLVERQCVRRMEQGSLSDEQIEALGVTLMRLEEAMTDLCDRFDLAPEDLNLDLGPLGTLL
- a CDS encoding GNAT family N-acetyltransferase, yielding MTYLAEGTRVGIRRISRQDRAEFLALNRESADLLARWMPGDPITTDEVFEGYVARFDEPANEGFVICRLDTGAIVGRANINNIVRGTRQDGTLGYCAYSSTTGRGYLTEGLRLLVRYAFGELGLHRIEANIQPTNAPSLSLIKRVGFRREGYSPNFQYIDGAWRDHERWAITAETAGTGPDDA
- the gvpJ gene encoding gas vesicle protein GvpJ, whose translation is MLRRDVVADDRIPPERVALVDLLDRLLEGGVVLTGDLVLSIADVDLVRISLRTIIVSIEGDEAA
- a CDS encoding nucleotidyltransferase domain-containing protein encodes the protein MTRIETPWGPWEAAPLDEVVALMRGLAAPWWVAGGYAIELAVGHPYREHGDVDVALLRRDQLAVRRLLDGWDVHAAVVPQTLRPWALDEVLPEQAHDIWVREHPDGPWRFQLMLDEADGEEWIYRRDPRIRRSLAGLTVEEDGFHRLAPEVQLLYKAKGARPKDEADFEAVLPLLSDTQRRWLDEALETEHITHPWRERLRRMA
- a CDS encoding DUF6939 family protein: MPIQVAGRRRSAASLAKAHPGAEIIDVTSKAGEPWVRMSPFFPHGGIPVPQTPGVYSQTVEGIWQALKVFETADVDPTKLDITNMTGLKRTVRKHGLVRGHRDGLYGSRLLDYPTARRRIYLPAYRWVLENRVSSLVKRLRRLADRGDVVLLDYTTNGDVDDPATPLSHAALVCHYIEGRWPEKA
- a CDS encoding GvpL/GvpF family gas vesicle protein, whose translation is MTGTGTYVYAVARSAVECPCEGVAPVRTIAGAGLVAYVSTVPLGEFGEGPLRRSLEDLDWLAVTARAHHRVVEAVAAATPTAPVRLVTVYADDAQVRDLLERRRDDFLEVLSHVTGRREWGVKAYVSPSASSSSPAIGDGHRGTGSGDPRAGDGDPRAGDGDPRAGDGVRKPGTAYLQRRQASLRGRERLRRQIAGRAEHIHAALSSLAVASCRHRAQDPQLSGRNEAMLLNGAYLVDEGRDEEFAATVGSLGGDGVEVRLTGPWAPYSFTVMEAC
- the sigJ gene encoding RNA polymerase sigma factor SigJ: MDGHGADAGSVEVFEGQRVRLFGLAYRLLGSASEAEDMVQETYLRWSRASWPVEVPAAWLTKVITNLCLNQLASARRQRESYAGPWLPEPVLTADGALGPLETVEQRESVSLGVLILLERLTPTERAVFVLREAFGHSHAEIGDILDIDEAHSRQLHRRARAHVGEPRKRFESDREQHRRIVQSFLEATVTGDVAALERLLAADVVAWADGGGATAARRPVLGPAKVIRYLRGLPSRPEAAGVRAEILDVNGEPAVLVRQPDGDVLAIMALEIAGDRVVAIRTMVSPAKLAFAAVQLA
- a CDS encoding NAD(P)/FAD-dependent oxidoreductase; translated protein: MTDHIVVLGAGYAGLGAAKRAAWRLRRADVRVTLVNATDRFVERVRLHQLAAGQRLPDLPLAGLLAGTGIELVVARVIGIDLEARTVRLDAAPYDLSYDVLVYALGSAAELDAVPGVREHAYTLAAADEAVRLRARLAESREVTVIGGGLTGIEAATEFAETVPGLRVSLVSAGLIGEGLSARARRHLHRAFSRMGIAVREHAPVAKIGPGGPLLESGDELPSETVVWAGGFRVSDLAAAAGLATDRHGRMLVDRSLRSVSHPEVFGIGDAAAADRSGRPTRMACQTGLPMGMYGGEAVADLLTGRKPRRARFRYVWQNISLGRHDGVTQFTRRDDSPADAVLTGRLSAAFKEAIVRGTVWAMRHPGPYRPFPR